A stretch of DNA from Cheilinus undulatus linkage group 7, ASM1832078v1, whole genome shotgun sequence:
TTTTTAAAATTAGATGTGCACAtattaactaaaatcatgatataaCACTTATAAATCCTTCATACAAAGGTCTTTGAGTAAGAACATTTGTGTTAATGAgtattttatttagatttaaacagaaaatgattacaatttatgttaattttttacCCAAATGTATCACTTTTTTGCCTTGGTTCTGGGGGGGTGGGCTCAAATTTTCTTAGATGCAAATAGGGGGGGCTCAAAGGATCAAAGGTCGGTAGGCACAGATCTAAAAGCTTAATTGTAGAAACATTAAGGGTACACTCACTCCATGCACTTTGGCCTCTTACTGCGCAGAGGCAGTCCTTACCAGTTCCTCACTTGCCTACACTCATATTGCTTCAAGCAGGCCTGAGCGGGTTACCTCTTAACTCTGCCTTTGTTTAAGATGATTCTCAAGAGGTATGGTCATATTGATTTTAAGACATGTCCACATGGCCCACCTTTCCTTTTGTGCTTGCATGATCATCCGTACCATGTCAAAACCTACCTTTCCATCCATGCCAGGGCTAAGGAAGTGTAGCCTACTTGAAGATGGTTCAGAGCACTCACACTAGTCAAACAAACTGGGCATTGGGGGTCAAATGTGCTGGAGGATGGTACAGGTTGCCTTCTGTGATTGGGCCTTAAAAAATTTCCAGAACTTGTTAAGTATTAAGTTGGTTTACTTGCATTGTCAATCACACGTGTAGGTCTCTTTTAACTGAGGACACTGCTGAAACCTTAGATAAGATTAGGTTATAAGATTGTTGGTGGTCTTAAATTtgtgctggcaaagcttcaaaGAGTAGAAATAAAACTTGGTGTAATAGGGCCACCTACATGTGATATTTTGCAACCACAGGTCTTCAGGCCATAGTTGATGTAAAACCCTGTAATGGCACAGGATCCTATTTAGCCTAGGCTACCATGAGCAACGCTTGTTTAAGAAGAATTATGTTTGACTCGTACAGTTCAACGGGTTTTAACAACTTCAACCTCCATCTCTGCAGGTTCAGAGCTTGCGCTGATGTACAACGATGCCTCGGTGCTGGAGAATCACCACCTCGCTGTGGGCTTCAAGTTGCTCCAAGAAGAAAACTGTGACATCTTTGAAAACCTCAGCAAGAAGCAGAGAGACTCCCTGCGCAAGATGGTGATTGACATGGTGAGACTGCTGCTCTTCTTACActgaatattgtttttttctgcagccatGTATTACCTGAATGTCACTTTCCTGTTTGGTTTTGCATTTTATTGTTCTCATATTCTGTAAAGTCTGTGTACAGATGATACAGCAGCTTTATGTGCACATGTGGTTACAGCTTACTTTAAAGACACTTCTGGCAAAACAGCTACTGTAGCTGACCACCTTTGTTGGACAGTTCTCCTTCCTTATCAGCTGGATCCACACATACTATCCTCAAATGTATTTCTTCATTGTGCAAGAGCTTCCAATCAGGCCTACGCCCTGAACATAGCACAttttgattaagatgcatgtaAATATTCTACCAACGCAAGCTTGCTTGATTGTAAAATGGGACTCTTACAGCTCTTTGTATTTTGCTGATAAATTTACAGAAGCATACAGGCGTTTCACCGTGAATTATCATTGCCTGTCTCAAATGCACTTTGCAAGACATATTTTACATCATTAAATCTGCACGCCTCATGCTGTTGTGTTGAtctgttttggggtttttgtctttattaggTGCTTGCCACAGATATGTCCAAACACATGAACTTTTTGGCAGACATGAAGACAATGGTAGAGACTAAGAAGGTGACCAGTTTGGGAGTCCTGCTGCTAGACAATTATTCTGACCGCATCCAGGTAAGAAATCCCTCTAACGGTGATGatatcacaaaaaaacacaataaatattACAGATTACTCAGTGTTTTGACAAGTTAGAAATAccaaaaagaaaacttaaaacaaTCAGAGAAAGATCTGTTAAAAGTGAGCATCCACTCAAAGCTTTTCAGCCAGGAAGTGATTGTTGCagtgctgccatctgctggatTCAAATAATTATTAGACTTGTGCATCAAATATAATGACTATTTCATAGACTGCACTGATGTGGCATTAGTAGAATCAGGACAAGATTTTAGTGCTATTGCATCCCCAGGGTTTTTTTCTGAGTTATTGTTGGGGACAATATAAAAACTGAGACACTGTATTCTATCAGCAGCAGACTGATTACATGTTCTCCTGCAGGTTCTGCAGAACATGGTCCACTGTGCTGACCTGAGCAACCCCACCAAACCGCTGGAGCTTTACAAGAAGTGGACAGACCGCATCATGGTGGAGTTCTTCACCCAGGGAGACAGAGAGCGAGACAAAGGCATGGAGATCAGCCCCATGTGTGACAAACACAATGCCTCCATAGAGAAGAACCAGGTAAGACCTACAGACACACCTGacacagtgaggatgaggaggattACAGTGTACTTGCAGCTGCAATGATTAGATTATTCAAATTGGATCATAATGTGTAACTTTTCAATGTCTTATACTATGTATAAGTATAAATCTAAGTATACAGTTTTATCTTGAAAATGCGAATGAGACTTGCATCCCACTTCTACAGATAGAACATTTCCAAGTTTACCTCAGCTTTTTGCTTTTAGATGtagtaaaacatatttattggGGCTATTTTAATTAGTTAATTATTGTCAGCAGTAACATTATTTCTATGACCAGGTGGGTTTCATCGACTACATTGTCCACCCTCTGTGGGAGACATGGGCAGACTTGGTGCACCCTGATGCTCAGGACATTTTGGACACTTTGGAGGACAACAGGGAGTGGTACCAGAGCATGATCCCCCGCAGCCCATCGCCTTCAAGCCCTGAGGAGCACCACACGGGGATGGGATCAGGAGGAGACACTGCTTTGGCAGCAGGAGGGATCCTCCCTTCAGGTGGAGGGGTAGGAGGTGCTGGAGACAAATTCCAGTTTGAGCTCACtctggaggaggaagaggaggacgaggaggaacTGGAGTCTGAACTGGAGAGTCCTCTAGAAGAGGAGTCCCAGTCAGGAGGAGAGCGGCACCAAGACTCCTCCTCACCGTCTTTGTCCCCAGATccccgcagcagcagcagcaggtacCGTCCCCCCTCACCTCACCCATCTCGGGCCCTGGGCCTGGTTGCCATGTCTGTGCGGAACCCCCAACCCCACAGGACACTGTCCTTGCCAGGACAGGAGGGCACTGACAGGGACagagacctgagccaggagggCGATGGGGTGACCTGTCTGCGTATGGGAACATAACAACCAGCACAACCTGCCCCAACCCAGAGAGACACGGGTGATGGATGTAGTGAGATGGGGCAGGGCAGGCCTTAAACAACAAAGTCTGTAAAATCACTACGGTCCCTTTACACTGGAGACACCCTCTCTGATTTTATATTCTAGCAAGACGAATCATTTTAGCCTCTCTTTGGGGGCCCGATTGGCCTTTTTTTGTCCCGTCCTGCTTTGTTGTAGCTTCATTTCGGAGCATCCAAGACAAAGACTGCTGCATTCAAACTGGCTAGAATGAGAAGTGAAGAAAATGTCTTCCTCTTAAATAACAGCTCATGACATTCAGACATGTTCAGCAAATGAGGAGCGCCATGGTCTGACAGGGTCTTGGATATTATTTTGCACCATAGTTATAATTTAGGATATAAAATTATCGAGTCTGGTTGGAATAAGTgagtatgatttttttgttaaagaatGATGTGAGTGATGAATCATtttcacaaaacacatgatgtaaaTGAGCAGCGAGAAAACGGATGGACTTTAACCTCAGGGTATGAAGAGAAACATAATGTAGCATGGATGTAGTGCCCCTCTACTAATCCCAAACTGtctttcctgtttgttttacctCCAGACCAGAGACACCTGAGACTTTGTTTCACCTGCGTGTCTCTAAATGTAATGAAAAccctttaaatgaaaatttggCTAATGAAGCAATCAATTAACGTATGTTTAAACCAGCTTGTAGCAATGCAGAGATCAAACAATGAAGAAGACTGAGGTGCAGTCTGACACGTTGAAAACCCAAAAGACACCTCCTGTATgatcactttatttttttacctgagATGATTTTATTGTTGTCATTGTTTTAGGTCTTCATATGTTGAACATTTGTTGGttttgtctgtgtttatgtgcttaaaaagcattttattattattattttttttatcagggtGCCTCCGGTCCACAGTAGCACTTTACCATTTCTGCCCTTCTGCTCTTCTATCCAGTCACACAAAGGGCTTCACCCACTGCAGGCCTACTGATCACACAGACAACAACGGACACCAGAACCAGAAGGCAGGGCTGGAAACTAACTGGCCCAAAATtcacaaatgttcttaaacCATTAAAATGTCAGACTTTCTGTCAATGGCactatatttgtttttttaaatcttaaattttattttgagatGTGGGCTCACTTAAAATGCGGTGTAGCTTTTGGCTGCTCTGTTTGTGAATGTTGGCATTAATTAAAAGTATCCTTTACCAGAACTTTAAAAGACAGTGCTGGCATagttctgtctttttttgttgttggtaAAGCTAATGGAAAGACCCACAATTCTTTAGAACATCCCTTTATACTTTCTCTATGGCTCTCAGTCCCAAAACTATGAGTTCCTCCTACATGCACCATACAGAAATACAACAGTTAAATGGTATATTAATTATCCCGGGGTGAACAGAGATGGTGTCACTCACAGTTAGgtttttctgtgtggagtttgcatttTCTCTGGTGTATGCGAAGGTGTCCTTCAGGCGCTCCTGCTTCCTCCTACAGTCCAGAAACATGCTAGTTAATTGACGACTCTAAATTGCTCATAGGTGTGAATGAACATTTAACGTTTAGTTCCTCCTTCATGGCATTTCTGATGGACTGTATGTGATTAGTGGCGGTGGCTGTTGTGATGTCACAGAGCGGTTTACACACTACAAGGTTAAAGCGTTGAGTTGGCTGTTGGACCTTTGGCAGGAAGTGAACATATTTGGACCATACTTTGATGAGAGGCTTCATACCTAAAGAGACCAAGTTCAGATTCAGATTATAACACTAGCAGCACCTGGTCACTCAAAGCAGCAAAGTCTTCATTCATGCAGAACTGTAAGCCTTAATATGAGTGACCATTAAAAAACACCTGGCTCTTGTGCCTTCACTTCATTTTTCAGCCATGGGGATGCTGCTAGGTATTATACTCTGCCCCACAAGCAAATTAATGTGATGACTAATTTTTCTATTAGTGTAGAGTCTATAGGAAACGTTTGgcagataaaaacatgaacttaacTGAATCACAGCCCAAACTGAGCTTGTACTAAAGCTTTTAATGTACTGCAGAGGTCGTATAATTCCAGAAATATCATGACATTAGTTTTCCGCCCTGCCCGCTGGTTTTGACAGAGATCAAAAGGAGAACAGTTTGAGATGTTTCTGACACAAATCAACCTGCTGTAGTTCAAACTAAAGAGTCATCTATCAGGTTCTGGTCTTATTTGTAGGAATGTGCTTGACGGGGATAACTGTGTGCCATAAGTGTtgaaaacacaccaacacttgCCAGCCTACAATGCTGTAAATTTTTACACTAGAGATTTTAACCTGATGATTGTATGGAAGTCACTGACTTTAAGTGTTAGTTTTTACCAATTATACATGTAAACAGTATTTAAGGAGACAATTTATTAAACTTTGCGAAACTTAGGATCATCTGTTCATCCTTTTCTTAGACAAAATAGCCGAGACTTGAGAATGTGTGTAGTTTTCAGAAGTTCAGGACTCTCTTTGTTCCAAGTACATGTTCAGTGTTTGTCACCATCATGCTAAAGCTTAAGAGACCAGGAAGAAGAACCACTACATGAGAGATGATGCACTTCCTGGTCAGGCAGTCGTAGAGAACACTAGtcattcagttttttattaACTCAGATAGTAAGCTTTACTGAGTAGCCTTACATGTGATGGGAGTGGTTGGAGGGGATTGTTAAAGGACcgttctgctgtttttaacatGCTGTCACTCATAGTATCCAGCTCTGGAAAAGTGAGAAGACTACAAAAATGACACACATAAAATGTTGAGGATTTATCAGGATACATTAAGAAAATGCAGCATTTATTTAGCTGTGTTTATCTTCTGTCCTTAGCTAAGTGCTGAAATCCCTCAAAGCTTGGTGATGTGGATGCCATGTAAACCTCAGCAGCAGAAGAGCATTTGCTTTAGTGTGTCGGTCTTCCAACACTTTACCTCTAACACCACCTACAGGCCAAACGCCATACATACTCAGAGTCAAACGTTTGAATGTAACCAGCAGATCATCATGAAAGCTAATGAAAATGTACTATGTCTGTAAATAACCAAAAGGAAATCCCTtttagttttcaaaataaaccacCAGAAAGGCATGTAATCTGTTTCACACAACATTTTGTCCTGTGTGTTAAGACTGGATATTTTAGAGTTAATCTTAAAAGTTGCTCTGCTGAAAACGTACATTGAGCTTTGGGCCTTTATATCAAACATATCTCTTAGTATTTTTTGGGCACAGTAAAAGTTCCAGTATAAACACTGTGCTCATAGACTTTCAGCAGCTTAGCATTTGGTCTAAAAATCACATTTccaaaagtgaaaatattttgACTACAAATGATCATGAAGTTAAGACATCTAGCTACTTACACATTAGTAATTCAAGTATTAATAATCCATATAATGATTATAAATAAAGCTGCAGTTATTAAAAGATTGggtaaacaaaaataaacagcaatCCTCTATGGTTCTgtgagtttttactttttatgccaTGGCCTTTTTATAATGTGGGATTAACATTTAACACTCTTCCCCCCAGTCTTCAGTGCTCAGAAGTTTAACATCAGCATGTTAAAGCATCAGAGTGGCTCTTTAAGATGACTTCAGTACCAAACAGTGTTTATGTGtaagatgagcagcagagtctCTGCTCTTATCACATTTCTGTGTTACGCTGATTCTGCCTCCATAAATGTTCAAGCAGTCTCGTCGCCTCAGCTGTGTCGTGCAAACCTCTATAAAAGATATTTATTCTTTGAAACGTGTCTGTTGAGACAAAGTACTGTAACATAGGATATTTGATTTAATGTTCTGGAGCCGAAAAAGTCGAGTCTACTTTATGACAAGAATGTATACATCTGCCACTCCAATGTATGTGTCAAAGAAAATGACTATTTTTGTTCCTCATTTTAAGCCAAAAGAGTCTTGGGAGTTCAGGGTGTTTTATGTGAAAACTGCCAATAAATTACATTGAAAAGAATCAAACTGGATGTTTTCATATTGTGTATTTTAATAGGACAGACGATACAAATAGAATCTTAAGCAAGAGCTTGACAcaagataaaacatttattttactttgaaatgacAAAAGGTACATAAAACATTCAAGGTAGGTTTAATGTTCACTTTATCAGCTATCACTACTGAAAAATTCAACACACTGGTTAGATTTGATTGTGATGGAAGTTAGTATTTGTAGAgtgaatattttaaagttttgtttgtgttcagcAGAAACCCCTATTCAGTCTGACTGAAGCTCCTGTGCACACTGGAGGCTTCACTCCCTGTGAACACAGACACAGTTAGTCACTTCTATAAACTGTCCAATACAGAGAAACGTGCTCACTTAATAAGActcattttttcaacagattatttccccatgcccctggtaaaatgcaaggacatccaaaGCATGACTAGGGTTGTGCCAATCCTCCTTACCACCAGATAGTGCCTTCAGGCAGCTTTCTAGACACATCTATGAcatacttcagcctcaatttttggaccaaacatgcctaaaatgtATGAACCGCACATGTTGAATTCATTTTGAGAATTTTGAACCTTTTAGACCTTTAACTCTGGTTCAGTGCCAGTACACCCGTTTCCCCCACCAGACCCCTACCCCTATGTTTTGCACATTCATGTCTAGGGGTAGGGTTCCCAAATTCTTGTTAGAATGGAAGGGCTGGAGCTACATGGCCCTTCAAACAAGCATGATGGCTGCACAAGCATCCAAAAAAGGTGTATAAAAGCAAAGAAGTTTATTCATGAGTAAGATCTGAAAATTACAACTATTTATTataatgtaatgttttaatgcatttagGTCCTTTTGATTTCAAACAAGCACTTAAAACTCAAGTGTACTGAAAATGTCCAGTAAAATCCCACCTGTATGCATGAATACTGTTGACTATGACCAATAACATATCAGGAACTTTAAATAGCATCCCATTTCTTAGGAGACAGTTTCACCACTACTACTTTCAACTGTTTTAAAAGACAAGGAGGCACTTTAAAACAAGGAGTTGGGGTAAATGTTAGAAACTGGGAGTGAGCCTATAACCTCTTTCAGAGGATTTTTCACTTGCTTTTTCAGTTTGTCCACCATTTCAATTATCCAAACAGAGAGCTTTAGTgttaagaaaatttaaaaaaaacaaaccttgtaGAGCTGGCAGACCAGACGGAAAAGTGACGACATGGCCTTGTCTTCGTTCTCTTCAGTGTATTcctgaaacacaaaatattgatctttaaatctgttaaatcagtcaacatcactgtaaactaTCACTAAAACTCAAGGACCTCTAGACTTTTCATCCCATCATTATCAGCTGCTATAAGAAGGAATAAGATCGTTTTTGATCTAATCAGCTTTGACCGGTTCCTTTACCTCACAACACCACTGTCATTCTGCTCTCTCAAGCTGCTCTTAACTTCTTTCTCTCCGACTTTCACAtcaatttgatttgtttttttcatttggttCTAGATTAGTGTGTTCCTTTAAAAGTCCTAAAGACCGTCTTAAATCTAATTTCAGAGAAATATATCTGTGCTTCACTCTGATGGATTAACAGTTTTTATTAGTCATAATACAAAGTGTATTCATTTTCTCTGCAGCTTCGCCATTGTGGGGATGTAAACCAATTTCTTCAACTTAGAAAATTCTTGAAAGAAATGTTGTGTCAAAGTCCCTTTAATACTCTGTGTATTGTtctaaagaaaacaaattatCACTACCACTGAGGGAatagtttttatcagttaagtacttgactttatttattttactttatttttaagtttttgtacTGATTGGCTGCAAAAAAGTCCAGTCAGTCATGACAGAGAtggtcaggggcagagccagacGGGTTAAATATCTGGGGCAAAGCACAAACAAAGACCTGTCCAGGAGGTGACTTCTTCCACTATTTCCTTTGCTTATTTGAGCAGTTGTATGCACTATTTTTACACAACTTTAAACCAAAATTTAGACTTCAAATGCCAATAAATATATGCATAATTTGGGCAAAAATTATGCAGTTCAAtctagaaaaacaaaaaaattcagtttttacttttttttaatgtaaatgtgcTAAAAGTACTGTTCTAAAATTATGATACACCTTACTGAAGCTCAACCATTTTCACTTCTGCTTCTGAAAAATATCTGTGGCTTATTTTTTAAGGAGGGTGAGGCAAGAATTTCAAAATTGGAaccatttgtttttcaaataagAGCATAAACAGCAAGATATGGAGTAACATATATTGATTTAAtctgaaaaatactgaaaattgtatttttggaACCATTTGAAAAGTACTTTTAATACTTCAGTGAGTGCCTAAGTTTTTAATTATaaaaagatctgtttttttttttctaaatttaagaATTAAATCCCCTTTTTGTGATCAGCAAGGCCCAATTGTTGATCACTTATTTcttattgcatttatttttcaaaacactTATAAGCAATATAGTTTTAACCAATCTGAATGCAGGACTTTTAAGAAAACACTCAGGGCTTAGGCACCATAAGAAACTCCTCCACTCCACCTGTGTAAATGGtgttttttcaccactttgataTCCTTGGTCATTAAAATATATCATTTAAAGCAAGTAGTTTCAAATATAATTGAAAATTCTAACAGCCTTAGCTGTAACACTTAAAAAATGGGGCTTCAAATGCTGATCCCCAGCGTTTTACCCCATTGAAAGTGACCCAGGGGACGTGCGTGTGCGCAGGATTCAGAGCTCTGGTCATGGCAGCGTTGGCGTGCATCAGCTGGTTTCCCAGACTTCCTTTAACACACGAGTCGATGCTGGACCAGGAGACGGAGGGAGCGTACAGCTGAACACACTGAGACAACACACCAAAATATCGGTAAATATACACAGGTAGTGAATATTGACCTATAGTCCACAACTATATTGTTATCATATATAACTATATCAACTATATAGTTACAGCTAATGTCTCTTTAGACAAATACTTTGCAAAACAATTAAATAAGGCATGGTCAGATTTTCAAAACAAGACAACACATATGAACAAATATTCACTTAAAATCAGAACATTAGTTTCCGAACATTAAATAACATTTGTTTCTTTCCCTGCCTTCAGGATAAATTATATAAAAGTCAAATGATCaacaataatatttaaataGACTATAATTGAGTGCAACACAATTTGTTGGGCTTCCTTTTGCAGTTTTTAAGACTTTATGAACTTAAAGCATCAAAGTCAAATAAGAACCACATTTTTCTCAGTAATATTTGTGTTACctctttggattttttaacCTATCATTGGTCTTAATTTTTAGTGCACCGAACACAAATGATTATGAATTAGAGGATTCATGGCCAAAACTATGTAAATATTATATGTATGTTGATACTCACAGGCTGCGCAGCACTAATTACATCTACAGATGACTCCATGCAGTAGATGATCTGAAATGCTGAGTGTCCAGTTAAATGGATGATGCAGGCCTGACGAACACATCAATAACTCAATCATGgttttgttaattttaagaTGTGACACAGCTACAGTACAGTTGGTGAATCATGCAAACCTCTATCATGTTTCCTTTACACTCAGGCTCTCCGTGCTGACAACTGAAGGGCGAGTTTGCAGACGGAAGCTCctgcagcagaaacagagaTACTCAGATTTCCTACATTAGTGCTATATAATTGTATTCATTTGGAGGACAAGGATAGGGGCACCTTTGCATTCCCGTAGGGCACCAGGGTGACAGTCATGATGTCCTGCAGCATGGTCCAGGTGGGGAAGAGCTGCTGTGTGATGAAGACTCTGCAGGCCGGACACAGACTCTCATAGTATAGAGTGACGGATACTGGAGGAACAGACTGGTTTGGTCTGGTTGCGTTCACCTCCATACACTGCTTCTGAACCTGCAgcacacagacaaaaacaacacaggagCAGCTTTTTTCCCTTACCCTTAAATGTGTTGAAATATCGTAGGATAAAGGTAGAGAccattttaagtgttttaaagtttGCATGTTTCTAAATTTGATAATAATGGCTGTAATTTGAAGAAAGAGGTTCAAAAAGTAAACTTAAACCCTTTCGAGATTTCTGCTTTTATCTGACAAGACTGCTGAAGAGAGAAGGAtgtggggaaagacatgcacaaATGGCACCAGGATCAGGATTCAACCCTATAACCAGTGAGTCATGGACTGCAGCTTCTGTTGAAAATGGAacgtttgttagttagtttgttgttagtttgttgcaacataactcaaaaagttgcggacagattttgatgaaatttttaggaaatgtcagaaatggcataaggaagaactgattagattttgggagtgatccagatcaccgtctggatccaggaatttttaaaaggattcttcactattgggagatagggctaatggcggaggtctgtgcttttctagtattactgttattttactTTCTAAACTGCAGTGCAAAACATTACCTGCACCTCACAAGAACCGCGTTCAAATATAAAACCTGTTAAAGTAGATACATGTGGTGCAGCTCTAGattgttgacaaaaaaattaagtatTAATTCAACTCTTAAGTTGCAGCATTTAATCAACGGGGCACATGATATAGGTCTGTAGGCCAAAATCCAAAGTAAAACATACAGCACTCTTTACTTCTCCAGCCATTAGATTTAATTAAGTATCACATGAAGAGCCACTGGTGCTCAATTTCAGAGGCATGACTCTCATTTAAACTCACATCTAAAAAACCTGAACCTCACTTGACCTTCATGTTGTCTGGTCTGGGACTGAGATACTCAGtgataaaactttatttattcatcgTATGTTTCTATAACAATGTTAAGCCTTTCTAGAGAACTCATCGGTTATATTACaaacagttttaatgttttgaataATAAACGTGTCTACTATggtgggtgaaaaataaaaggaaaaaaagtgagATTAATCTCTTATCAGCCAGCTTTTAATTTGGCTTAGAGAAAATGAGACTACAAACGCCTCGTTATTTAACCACCTATGAATAATTATGCCAAAATAGTAGCAGCTTGTGGAGGCAGCTTTGTTAGTGTTGAATATAATCAGTTAGAGACATTTCAAGTATTTTCTGCTCTGGATCCTCAAAGAAAATGATTAACGACAAAATATATCCCCCTGTCCATGTAAATAGAAGCATAAATGTGAGTCCACTTACCTTGCAGGCTATTGCTATCTCCAGGGACCGACACCACTGGGAAGGAGGGTAACGACAGGACGGTTTAGGATGAGACATCCCGGAGCTACTCCGGTCAGcgcagaggagtaaaaacacagcaaaaaaccCTGAGAGTCTCATGTTTAACACCAGAACAGAAGTACAACGGTCACAGAGCTCAGACGACTGAAACTTTTGCCACAAGCACTGCCTAATCAGCCTCCTCATGGGCTGATTACCACCAGGTGTAATTGACTGCTGCTGCGTTCACTGGGACTCGGAAACTCCGACAACGTTTGCCACGAATGGGCGAGAACACACTACATATTTTaaagcatatatatatatatataaaactatTTGGTTTGAATATAATATTGTGGTAATTTTCTCTTTCTCGTAGTCTTACGGAGTAGAGCACTTAATTCTAGCATGGATATTAATCTATCGTATCCTGagtaaaaatcaaatctgtCCTGCCTGAGTGCAAAATCTAACTACTTCTGAGAAAAAgcaatttataaaaaaatgtatcctTCATTAAAAGTTTGACTTGACAGAAATTTTACGAACTGAGACAAATCTGATACACCTACACtcaaattaacaaaacaaaatccaagcAATAAAAAAACGCCAGGAGGTCAGGAGAAATTAAATTAAGCCATGAATTTCGGTTGATCAAAGGTTTTAAGGTAACTCAACTGttctgcatttaaagaaaaaaaatacggCTTTGAGTTTGTGCAAATAACATAGACACTCTTTTAAACAGTTTCTATTAAGTTacgggttttttttttttggcttgtttaaatgttaaaaatgtaccaaacaagtgactttatttttatgttagcCGAAACAGTTGTTTAACGGTCGTGTCT
This window harbors:
- the LOC121512583 gene encoding gamma-interferon-inducible lysosomal thiol reductase — protein: MRRLIRQCLWQKFQSSELCDRCTSVLVLNMRLSGFFAVFLLLCADRSSSGMSHPKPSCRYPPSQWCRSLEIAIACKVQKQCMEVNATRPNQSVPPVSVTLYYESLCPACRVFITQQLFPTWTMLQDIMTVTLVPYGNAKELPSANSPFSCQHGEPECKGNMIEACIIHLTGHSAFQIIYCMESSVDVISAAQPCVQLYAPSVSWSSIDSCVKGSLGNQLMHANAAMTRALNPAHTHVPWVTFNGEYTEENEDKAMSSLFRLVCQLYKGVKPPVCTGASVRLNRGFC